A single window of Pyxidicoccus xibeiensis DNA harbors:
- a CDS encoding M3 family metallopeptidase, with protein MLAILATLTLSGCAATSNRQAPPARSPPAATPGEPDAAHHLVATPERFLAACARDVARAREAVERLVALPAPRDTEAALAAYDDAVALLEDALARAGVAAVAHPDAGYRAAGERCEREVEAVRTALSLDGRVYEALASLDLGGQDVATRRWVTRVLRGFRRAGVDRDAATRERLRQLHEELTALGQVFSRHIHEDVRHVDLLPQALEGLPEDYVRAHPPGPDGRVRITTDTPDYLPFMAYARSSPAREALWRASRMRGHPANLDTLSRMLRVRHALATLLGYPSWAAYASEDKMVGREQVAADFIERLSDAAAGRAREDYAALLARKRRDVPDATEVEPWEQAWLEDRVRAEQHRFDSRELRPYFEYTRVKQGLLDITSRLFGLTYQRVPDARVWHPDVEAWDVYEGPTHLGRFYLDMHPRPGKFTHAAQWDLATGRDGKSLPEAVLVCNFPRPGIHPALLQHAEVRTFFHEFGHLLHHILGGRARWAALSGSRTERDFVEAPAQVLEEWAWRPESLRLFARHVDTGEPLSEDTIARMRRADAFGKGLWLRRQLFYAAVSLQLHTGDPAGLDTTTRVKDLQARYLPFRAMDDTYVHLSFTQLDGYYSSAYYAYLWSLVIARDLLTPFQQHGLMDPATARRFRDTVLGPGGSKDAADLVRDFLGRDHDFGAYTRWLEGA; from the coding sequence ATGCTCGCCATCCTCGCCACCCTCACACTGTCGGGGTGCGCCGCGACCTCGAACCGTCAGGCCCCTCCCGCCCGGAGCCCCCCGGCCGCCACGCCGGGCGAGCCTGACGCGGCGCACCACCTGGTCGCCACCCCCGAGCGCTTCCTCGCCGCCTGTGCGCGGGACGTCGCGCGGGCGCGCGAGGCGGTGGAGCGGCTGGTGGCGCTGCCCGCGCCGCGAGACACGGAGGCGGCCCTCGCCGCGTATGACGACGCCGTGGCGCTGCTGGAGGACGCGCTCGCGCGCGCGGGCGTGGCCGCCGTGGCGCACCCGGACGCGGGCTACCGCGCGGCGGGCGAGCGGTGCGAGCGCGAGGTGGAGGCGGTGCGCACGGCGCTGTCGCTGGACGGGCGCGTCTACGAGGCGCTGGCGTCCCTGGATTTGGGAGGACAGGACGTGGCCACGCGGCGCTGGGTCACGCGGGTGCTGCGCGGCTTCCGGCGCGCGGGCGTGGACCGGGACGCGGCCACGCGCGAGCGGCTGCGGCAGCTGCACGAGGAGCTCACCGCGCTGGGCCAGGTGTTCAGCCGCCACATCCACGAGGACGTGCGGCACGTGGACCTGCTGCCCCAGGCGCTGGAGGGCCTGCCGGAGGACTACGTGCGCGCCCACCCGCCGGGGCCGGACGGCCGGGTGCGCATCACCACCGACACGCCGGACTACCTGCCCTTCATGGCCTACGCGCGCAGCAGCCCGGCCCGCGAGGCGCTCTGGCGCGCCAGCCGGATGCGGGGCCACCCGGCCAACCTGGACACGCTGTCACGCATGCTCCGGGTGCGCCACGCGCTGGCCACGCTGCTGGGCTACCCGAGCTGGGCCGCGTATGCCTCCGAGGACAAGATGGTGGGCCGGGAGCAGGTGGCCGCGGACTTCATCGAGCGCCTCTCTGACGCCGCCGCCGGGCGCGCGCGGGAGGACTACGCGGCGCTGCTGGCGCGCAAGCGGCGCGACGTGCCGGACGCCACGGAGGTGGAGCCCTGGGAGCAGGCGTGGCTGGAGGACCGGGTGCGCGCCGAGCAGCACCGCTTCGACTCGCGCGAGCTGCGGCCGTACTTCGAGTACACGCGGGTGAAGCAGGGGCTGCTGGACATCACCTCGCGCCTGTTCGGGCTCACCTACCAGCGCGTGCCGGACGCGCGCGTGTGGCACCCGGACGTGGAGGCCTGGGACGTCTACGAGGGCCCCACGCACCTGGGGCGCTTCTACCTGGACATGCACCCGCGCCCGGGCAAGTTCACCCACGCCGCGCAGTGGGACCTGGCCACCGGCCGCGACGGGAAGTCCCTGCCGGAGGCGGTGCTGGTGTGCAACTTCCCCCGCCCCGGCATCCACCCCGCCCTGCTCCAGCACGCCGAGGTGCGCACCTTCTTCCACGAGTTCGGCCACCTGCTGCACCACATCCTCGGAGGCCGCGCGCGCTGGGCGGCCCTGTCCGGCTCGCGCACCGAGCGCGACTTCGTGGAGGCCCCCGCGCAGGTGCTGGAGGAGTGGGCCTGGCGCCCCGAGTCCCTGCGCCTGTTCGCCCGGCACGTGGACACCGGCGAGCCCCTGTCCGAGGACACCATCGCCCGCATGCGGCGCGCGGACGCCTTCGGCAAGGGGCTGTGGCTGCGCCGGCAGCTCTTCTACGCCGCCGTCAGCCTCCAGCTGCACACCGGGGACCCGGCCGGCCTGGACACCACCACGCGCGTGAAGGACCTCCAGGCGCGCTACCTGCCCTTCCGCGCCATGGACGACACCTACGTCCACCTCTCCTTCACCCAGCTCGACGGCTACTACTCCTCCGCCTACTACGCGTACCTCTGGTCGCTCGTCATCGCGAGGGACCTGCTGACGCCCTTCCAGCAGCACGGCCTGATGGACCCCGCCACCGCGCGGCGCTTCCGCGACACCGTGCTGGGGCCCGGAGGTTCCAAGGACGCAGCCGACCTGGTGAGGGACTTCCTGGGGCGCGACCATGACTTCGGTGCCTACACCCGCTGGCTGGAGGGCGCCTGA
- a CDS encoding response regulator, protein MSHILVVDDDASHRTLICDALEEMGYRTVQAANGREALDLLEGDMPSAVLLDLRMPVMSGWGLLDALKKMPRARGLPIIIISGYGFEWEAELVGAAGYISKPVDLDKVRMTVQQIAGPPEMAFVH, encoded by the coding sequence ATGTCCCACATCCTGGTCGTCGATGACGACGCGAGTCACCGCACGCTCATCTGCGATGCCCTCGAGGAGATGGGCTACCGCACGGTGCAGGCGGCCAACGGCCGCGAAGCGCTGGACCTGCTCGAGGGTGACATGCCCTCGGCCGTCCTGCTCGACCTGCGGATGCCCGTCATGAGCGGCTGGGGGCTGCTCGATGCGCTGAAGAAGATGCCGCGTGCGCGCGGGCTGCCCATCATCATCATCTCCGGCTACGGCTTCGAGTGGGAGGCCGAGCTGGTGGGCGCCGCCGGCTACATCTCCAAGCCGGTGGACCTGGACAAGGTCCGCATGACGGTGCAGCAGATCGCCGGCCCGCCGGAGATGGCCTTCGTCCACTGA
- a CDS encoding amidohydrolase family protein has translation MTPPPSDAPEPCLASAPAWRDSGISLPLPALQDEEGPRLPEGLPPVVDAHVHLFPDRVFEAVWRWFEQYGWPIRYKLHTAQVLSFLFSRGVSRVVALHYAHRPGMARALNAYVAEVARAEPRVLGLATVLPGEEGAADILAEAFAAGLQGVKLHCHVQCFSPDAPQLHEVYAACARAGRPLVMHAGREPSSPHYACDTYALCAAERVERVLEDYPTLKLCVPHLGADEFDAYSRLLERHDNLWLDTTMTVSGYFPVPLPRRALEVRPEHILYGTDFPNLPYAWDRELKALLGLKLDDEALAGVLGQNALRLFGA, from the coding sequence GTGACTCCGCCCCCGTCAGACGCCCCCGAGCCCTGCCTGGCCTCCGCGCCCGCGTGGCGTGACTCCGGAATCTCGCTTCCCCTCCCCGCGCTCCAGGACGAGGAGGGCCCGCGCCTGCCCGAGGGACTGCCGCCCGTGGTGGACGCGCACGTGCACCTGTTCCCGGACCGCGTCTTCGAGGCGGTGTGGCGCTGGTTCGAGCAGTACGGCTGGCCCATCCGCTACAAGCTGCACACCGCGCAGGTGCTGTCCTTCCTCTTCTCGCGAGGGGTGAGCCGGGTGGTGGCGCTCCACTACGCCCACCGGCCGGGCATGGCGCGCGCGCTCAATGCCTATGTGGCCGAGGTGGCCCGCGCGGAGCCGCGGGTGCTGGGGCTCGCCACCGTGCTGCCGGGCGAGGAGGGCGCCGCGGACATCCTCGCCGAGGCCTTCGCCGCCGGACTCCAGGGCGTGAAGCTGCACTGCCACGTACAGTGCTTCTCACCGGACGCGCCGCAGCTCCACGAGGTGTATGCCGCCTGCGCGCGGGCGGGCCGGCCGCTCGTCATGCACGCGGGCCGGGAGCCGTCGAGCCCACACTATGCCTGTGACACGTACGCCCTCTGCGCCGCCGAGCGGGTGGAGCGCGTCCTCGAGGACTACCCGACGCTGAAGCTGTGCGTGCCCCACCTGGGGGCGGACGAGTTCGACGCGTACTCACGCCTGCTGGAGCGTCACGACAACCTCTGGCTGGACACCACCATGACGGTGTCCGGCTACTTCCCCGTGCCCCTGCCCCGCAGGGCGCTGGAGGTGCGGCCCGAGCACATCCTCTACGGCACGGACTTTCCCAACCTCCCCTACGCCTGGGACCGCGAGCTCAAGGCGCTGCTCGGCCTGAAGCTGGATGACGAGGCCCTGGCGGGAGTCCTGGGTCAGAATGCACTCCGCCTGTTCGGGGCCTGA